From Chitinophagales bacterium, the proteins below share one genomic window:
- the recF gene encoding DNA replication and repair protein RecF (All proteins in this family for which functions are known are DNA-binding proteins that assist the filamentation of RecA onto DNA for the initiation of recombination or recombinational repair.) → MYLTGLSLQNFKNYHATYFEFSPELNFFTGENGAGKTNVLDAIHYLCLGKSYFHGNDYQAIRHGESYHRVHGNFLSDNENFDIACVYQTGSKKELQKNNIAYSRMADHVGLIPVVMVTPDDHYLIDEGSEERRRFMDYTLSQTDHNYLENLVNYNRVLQQRNALLKQCGSRTFPDPSLIETFNDQLITFGEKIFKVRESFHKKIKPLIEKYYSIISGQSEEIFSKYISVFHLENFRSALIRSAEKDRMLQRTTEGVHRDDFEFYMDEKLIKKFASQGQKKSFLMALKIAQFELLKKETNKTPILLLDDLFDKLDEQRTNNILDLLKGERFKQVFVTDTNFSRVQEYISITKKQFKVFELQKSVRIMNAEPAFTGQEPNNNPD, encoded by the coding sequence GTGTACCTGACCGGCCTATCGCTTCAGAACTTTAAAAACTATCACGCCACTTACTTTGAATTCTCTCCGGAACTGAATTTTTTTACGGGTGAAAACGGGGCCGGTAAAACAAACGTGCTGGATGCTATTCATTACCTGTGTCTCGGGAAAAGTTATTTTCACGGAAACGACTACCAGGCAATACGTCACGGAGAAAGCTATCACCGGGTGCATGGAAACTTCTTATCTGACAATGAAAACTTTGACATAGCCTGCGTATATCAAACCGGATCAAAAAAAGAGCTGCAGAAAAACAATATTGCGTATTCCCGAATGGCAGATCATGTAGGATTGATTCCTGTTGTAATGGTTACTCCGGATGATCACTACCTGATTGATGAAGGCAGTGAGGAGCGCCGGAGATTCATGGATTATACCCTTTCACAAACAGACCACAACTATCTTGAAAACTTAGTGAACTATAATCGGGTATTGCAGCAACGAAATGCTCTTCTGAAGCAGTGCGGATCCAGAACGTTTCCCGATCCGTCATTAATAGAAACATTCAACGATCAGCTTATTACATTCGGAGAAAAAATTTTTAAAGTGCGTGAATCATTTCATAAGAAAATAAAACCGCTTATTGAAAAATACTATTCCATTATCTCCGGACAAAGTGAAGAAATATTTTCAAAATATATTTCGGTTTTCCATCTTGAAAATTTTCGCTCTGCTTTGATAAGATCGGCTGAAAAAGACAGGATGCTTCAGCGAACTACGGAAGGTGTTCACCGCGACGATTTCGAATTTTATATGGATGAAAAGCTGATTAAAAAGTTTGCTTCACAGGGTCAGAAGAAATCTTTTCTGATGGCCTTAAAAATCGCCCAGTTTGAACTGTTAAAAAAGGAAACAAACAAAACCCCTATTCTGTTATTAGATGATTTATTTGATAAGCTTGATGAACAGCGTACAAATAATATTCTGGATCTGCTGAAGGGGGAGCGGTTTAAGCAGGTGTTTGTAACAGATACAAATTTCTCACGGGTACAGGAATATATTTCAATTACCAAAAAACAATTTAAAGTATTCGAGCTTCAAAAGTCAGTACGCATAATGAATGCAGAGCCTGCATTTACAGGACAAGAACCTAATAATAATCCGGATTGA
- the pdhA gene encoding pyruvate dehydrogenase (acetyl-transferring) E1 component subunit alpha, producing the protein MDENQSAKIKESELPVAFSGDTYLFWYETMLRVRRFEERAGQLYGQQKIRGFCHLYIGQEAVAAGTVSALRKEDPIITAYRDHGIAIARGIPPNACMAELFGKATGCSKGKGGSMHFFSKEHFFFGGHGIVGAQIPLGAGIAFAEKYKGTGNICVCFFGDGAARQGAMHETFNMAMTWKLPVVFICENNHYAMGTSVERTSNVVNLSELGRAYEMPSSRVDGMKCETVHAAIAQAAEQARDGGGPSFLEILTYRYKGHSMSDPAKYRPKEEVEEYKLRDPIETILAAMYEKNVATTSQVEAINNKIAGEIDACVRFAEESPYPDPSEIYTDIYMQKDYPFLMD; encoded by the coding sequence ATGGACGAAAATCAATCCGCAAAAATAAAGGAGTCAGAGTTGCCGGTTGCTTTCTCGGGCGATACCTATTTATTCTGGTATGAAACGATGCTTCGTGTACGGCGCTTTGAAGAGCGTGCCGGTCAGTTGTACGGACAGCAAAAAATCCGTGGCTTTTGCCATCTCTATATTGGCCAGGAAGCCGTTGCGGCGGGAACGGTTTCAGCATTAAGAAAAGAGGATCCTATTATTACTGCATATCGTGACCATGGAATAGCAATAGCACGCGGCATTCCACCCAATGCATGTATGGCGGAGCTGTTTGGAAAAGCTACCGGCTGCAGTAAGGGGAAAGGTGGCTCCATGCATTTTTTTTCAAAAGAGCATTTTTTTTTTGGTGGTCATGGCATAGTGGGTGCACAGATTCCACTGGGAGCAGGCATTGCATTCGCAGAGAAATATAAGGGCACAGGAAATATATGTGTCTGTTTCTTCGGTGATGGTGCCGCACGTCAGGGTGCCATGCACGAGACTTTTAATATGGCAATGACCTGGAAATTACCTGTGGTGTTTATTTGTGAAAATAACCACTATGCAATGGGAACCTCTGTTGAACGTACCAGCAACGTAGTAAATCTCAGCGAATTAGGACGGGCCTATGAAATGCCCTCATCAAGGGTGGATGGAATGAAATGTGAAACGGTTCATGCTGCCATTGCCCAGGCTGCCGAGCAGGCACGGGATGGCGGGGGGCCTTCGTTTCTTGAAATTCTGACCTATAGGTATAAAGGTCATTCAATGTCAGACCCTGCAAAATACCGGCCTAAAGAAGAAGTGGAGGAATATAAGCTCCGCGATCCGATAGAAACAATTCTTGCCGCTATGTATGAAAAAAACGTTGCCACCACCAGTCAGGTTGAAGCAATAAACAATAAAATTGCCGGAGAAATTGACGCCTGTGTACGTTTTGCAGAAGAGTCACCCTATCCGGATCCATCCGAGATATATACAGATATTTATATGCAGAAAGATTATCCGTTTCTAATGGATTAA
- a CDS encoding tetratricopeptide repeat protein, with the protein MAENIKDQNISLEDRLTNFEHWVNENRQLLTVIIGGIVLIVAGFLAFTKLYLGPKNIEANNQMFMAEKYFGQDSLNLALKGDGNYLGFQQIMDDYKWTDAANLAHYYTGIIYLKQNKFQDAIDQLKAFNGKDKMVTSMALGALGDAYSETGKADDAVDYYKKAAYHFESDLTTPLFLKKAGMLLENQKKMGDAKNIYQEIKSKYPNSVEGRDMDKYIARIEAAS; encoded by the coding sequence ATGGCAGAGAACATTAAAGATCAGAATATAAGTCTGGAAGACCGGCTTACTAATTTTGAGCATTGGGTTAATGAAAACCGTCAGCTACTTACAGTTATCATCGGTGGTATTGTTTTAATCGTGGCAGGTTTTCTTGCCTTTACCAAACTGTATTTAGGTCCTAAAAATATCGAAGCCAATAATCAGATGTTTATGGCTGAGAAATATTTTGGCCAGGATTCGTTGAATCTTGCCCTGAAAGGAGATGGAAATTATCTTGGATTTCAGCAAATAATGGATGATTACAAATGGACTGATGCGGCCAATCTTGCACATTATTATACTGGTATCATTTATCTTAAGCAAAATAAATTCCAGGATGCAATAGACCAGTTAAAGGCTTTTAATGGCAAGGATAAAATGGTGACTTCAATGGCACTCGGCGCACTTGGGGATGCTTATTCTGAAACAGGAAAAGCAGATGACGCGGTTGATTATTATAAAAAAGCTGCCTATCACTTTGAAAGTGATCTAACAACTCCTCTATTTTTGAAAAAGGCGGGTATGCTGCTGGAGAACCAGAAAAAAATGGGAGACGCAAAAAATATTTACCAGGAAATAAAATCAAAATATCCCAACTCTGTGGAGGGAAGAGATATGGATAAATATATTGCAAGGATTGAAGCGGCAAGCTAA
- a CDS encoding DUF3179 domain-containing protein: MNYKSPLFFFYFLTLGSAPCLFLSCKPSLSSKNAAGSEKVKSEAKDSSDSTLLKQFDYASLQTDLTKHSIPLDSVFDGGPGKNGIPAIDFPEFISSQQAAHTLSQIEYGIYLEGKTESKFYPFNILNWHEIINDRLDGHPIAVTFCPLCGSAIIYDRVIDSDTLSFGVSGKLYESNLLMFDDKTETLWSQGLGEAVIGTLTGKKLKLLNSSVISFDDVLNNNPGAKVLSVNTGFDRDYSRYPYVQYMNNDSLMFPISKTDNRYFKNKDEIYVVPVGNSSVAFAWKALLKSGKAEVKTSAGSILVKVENNVPLAVRKETGEPLAGYFSFWFSWYALHPNDIVWKGNK; the protein is encoded by the coding sequence TTGAACTATAAATCTCCATTGTTTTTTTTTTACTTCCTTACCCTTGGTTCTGCACCATGCCTGTTTTTATCCTGCAAACCTTCCCTGTCTTCAAAGAATGCTGCTGGTTCGGAAAAGGTAAAAAGTGAAGCCAAAGATTCTTCTGACTCTACCCTTTTAAAGCAGTTTGATTACGCGTCGCTTCAAACAGATCTTACCAAGCATTCTATTCCGCTTGATTCTGTTTTTGATGGCGGACCTGGCAAAAATGGAATTCCTGCAATAGATTTTCCTGAGTTTATCTCTTCACAGCAGGCAGCCCATACATTATCTCAGATTGAATATGGTATTTATTTAGAAGGGAAAACGGAATCTAAATTTTATCCTTTCAACATTCTTAACTGGCATGAAATAATAAATGACAGGTTAGACGGGCATCCGATCGCCGTTACTTTTTGTCCTCTGTGCGGCTCGGCAATAATTTATGACAGGGTGATAGATAGTGACACGCTAAGCTTTGGAGTCAGCGGTAAACTCTATGAATCCAATTTGCTGATGTTTGATGATAAGACTGAAACCTTGTGGTCGCAAGGCCTTGGAGAGGCTGTAATAGGAACTCTGACAGGGAAGAAATTAAAACTGCTGAATTCTTCGGTGATTTCATTTGACGATGTTCTCAATAATAATCCGGGTGCTAAAGTATTAAGCGTGAATACCGGTTTCGACAGAGATTATAGCAGATATCCGTATGTACAATATATGAATAATGACAGCCTCATGTTTCCCATTTCAAAAACGGATAACCGTTATTTTAAAAATAAGGATGAAATATATGTGGTACCAGTAGGTAACTCTTCGGTGGCTTTTGCATGGAAAGCATTGCTGAAATCAGGTAAGGCAGAGGTAAAGACATCTGCAGGATCCATCCTTGTTAAGGTTGAAAATAATGTACCTCTCGCGGTAAGAAAGGAAACAGGAGAACCTCTTGCCGGTTATTTCAGTTTTTGGTTTAGCTGGTATGCACTTCACCCGAATGATATCGTTTGGAAAGGAAATAAATGA
- a CDS encoding T9SS type A sorting domain-containing protein — translation MIKKKLITTLGFILIRGICLAQKEGNQWISFEGSGLDFNNDSTIAVEFPSDMPIWRCNASICDKDGKLMFYTNGLNIYNRDFQLMKNGKNLNLGNFSFWNPIHDGAVIIPFVGDSNKFYLFHTDLDNIEIGGTPDLTTMNLYYDVIDMKLYGGKGGVISDQKELILFSDTLTDSGIQAVKHGNGRDWWLLCHEYGNNNYYRFLIDNTGIHGPYSQNIGMIYTGFNATGYFCNAKFSQAGNQFIKNNHDSTVFELYSFNRCSGELSNRKQIRVSDSLYQLEGLSFSPSGRYAYLSANHWQYLFQFDLQADDIQASRVLIGVYNDSLNPLITDFYDHQLGPDGKIYICNYDGNASLHVINDPDSAGLKCNFVQNGITLYPHTYWGSGFPNLPNYHLGPLEGSECDTTFTSLPGVKDVAFTHSIYPNPCFQTTQLTITGVKEVSISIYSAMGVLIYNPTVQPMNGFVHVFINLQDQTAGVYLLKAKTDRGEVTEKILKE, via the coding sequence TTGATAAAAAAAAAGCTCATAACCACCTTAGGTTTTATTTTGATTAGAGGAATTTGCCTTGCCCAGAAAGAAGGCAATCAATGGATATCATTTGAAGGCAGTGGCCTTGATTTCAATAACGACAGCACCATAGCAGTGGAGTTTCCGAGTGACATGCCTATTTGGAGATGCAATGCCAGCATCTGCGACAAAGATGGGAAATTGATGTTTTATACGAACGGCCTGAATATTTATAATCGGGATTTCCAGCTAATGAAAAATGGGAAAAATCTCAACTTAGGAAATTTTTCATTTTGGAACCCGATACACGATGGTGCCGTGATCATACCTTTTGTTGGAGATTCAAATAAATTTTATCTGTTCCATACTGACTTGGATAATATCGAGATTGGGGGCACACCGGATTTAACTACAATGAATTTATACTATGATGTGATTGATATGAAGCTTTATGGTGGCAAAGGAGGAGTTATTTCTGATCAAAAAGAGCTCATTCTCTTTAGTGATACTCTTACAGATTCAGGCATTCAGGCTGTCAAACACGGGAATGGAAGAGACTGGTGGCTGCTTTGCCATGAATATGGTAATAATAATTACTATCGATTCCTTATTGATAATACGGGTATACATGGACCCTATTCTCAGAATATCGGAATGATCTATACCGGTTTTAATGCTACAGGATATTTTTGCAATGCAAAGTTTAGTCAGGCAGGGAATCAATTTATTAAAAATAATCATGACTCTACAGTTTTTGAACTTTACAGTTTTAATCGATGTAGTGGTGAACTTAGCAATCGAAAACAAATAAGAGTAAGCGATAGCCTGTATCAATTAGAGGGATTATCATTTTCACCAAGCGGAAGATATGCTTACCTGAGCGCTAATCATTGGCAATATCTTTTTCAGTTTGATCTGCAGGCGGACGATATCCAGGCAAGCCGGGTTTTAATTGGTGTCTACAATGATTCGCTCAATCCTCTTATAACAGATTTTTACGACCATCAATTAGGGCCTGATGGTAAGATATATATCTGTAATTACGACGGGAATGCATCTTTGCATGTAATTAACGATCCGGACTCTGCTGGCCTGAAATGCAATTTTGTTCAAAATGGAATAACACTTTACCCTCATACCTATTGGGGAAGTGGTTTTCCTAATCTCCCCAACTATCACCTTGGCCCTCTCGAAGGAAGCGAATGCGATACGACATTTACTTCATTACCCGGAGTTAAAGATGTTGCCTTTACACACAGCATTTATCCTAATCCATGCTTTCAAACCACACAACTAACTATTACAGGAGTGAAAGAAGTATCCATTAGTATTTATAGTGCCATGGGAGTACTTATTTACAATCCTACCGTGCAGCCCATGAATGGTTTTGTTCATGTTTTTATTAATCTACAGGATCAAACCGCAGGTGTTTACTTACTTAAAGCGAAAACAGATCGGGGAGAAGTAACCGAGAAAATCTTGAAAGAATAA
- the mgtE gene encoding magnesium transporter, with protein MEMLDIKRPDVHTLLRFGNSSELASHLNKMLIGDIIDLINEEDEENKAIIFNCLSLPLAIKTFKLVELNEQKHLIKSIPEEKAAQVLNDLPADDRTAFFEELPSPVVKELLKLLSNEERTITLSLLGYPEHSVGRLMSPDYIAVKEDWTIQQVLDFVRENGHDSETVNVLYVIDDQGKLIDDLRIREVLFVSPDKRVSDIMDNRFIALAVTDDEEEAIGAFKNNNRFALPVIDAEEILIGIVTIDDVLRLAEEEGTEDMQKIGGVQALEEPYMNVPFLKLMQKRAGWLVVLFLGEMLTATAMSFFEDEIAKAVILALFIPLIISSGGNSGSQASTLIIRAMALGEVSLKDWWRIMRREIFSGLFLGMILGSIGFFRIAAWTLFTDLYGVHWILVAFTIFFSLIGVVLWGTLCGSMLPLFLKKLGTDPAVSSAPFVATLVDVTGLLIYFSIAVLFFRGTLL; from the coding sequence ATGGAAATGCTCGATATAAAAAGGCCGGATGTTCACACACTGCTTAGGTTTGGTAATAGCTCAGAGCTGGCTTCCCACCTGAACAAGATGCTCATTGGTGACATCATCGACTTAATTAACGAGGAAGATGAGGAAAATAAAGCGATCATATTTAATTGTTTATCCCTGCCGCTTGCCATTAAAACTTTTAAGCTTGTTGAATTAAATGAGCAGAAGCACCTGATCAAAAGCATTCCTGAAGAAAAAGCAGCACAGGTTTTAAATGACCTTCCTGCAGATGACCGCACTGCTTTTTTTGAAGAGCTGCCGAGCCCTGTAGTTAAAGAACTGCTGAAGCTGCTTTCCAATGAAGAGCGCACCATTACGCTTTCATTGCTGGGTTATCCTGAACATAGTGTAGGTCGATTGATGTCCCCGGATTATATCGCTGTAAAAGAAGACTGGACCATTCAACAAGTGCTTGACTTTGTGCGGGAAAATGGGCATGACAGTGAGACGGTTAACGTACTTTATGTGATAGATGATCAAGGTAAATTAATAGATGATTTAAGGATACGTGAAGTACTGTTTGTATCCCCTGACAAGAGAGTCTCTGATATTATGGACAACCGTTTTATTGCCCTTGCTGTAACCGATGATGAAGAGGAGGCAATCGGGGCTTTTAAAAACAATAACCGATTTGCTCTGCCGGTCATCGATGCTGAAGAGATTTTAATAGGAATCGTTACTATTGACGATGTTCTCCGGCTGGCAGAAGAGGAAGGCACGGAAGACATGCAGAAAATAGGTGGCGTTCAGGCACTTGAAGAGCCTTATATGAATGTGCCTTTTTTAAAGCTTATGCAAAAGCGTGCCGGGTGGCTGGTGGTTTTATTTCTTGGGGAAATGCTCACGGCTACGGCAATGTCTTTTTTCGAGGATGAAATTGCAAAGGCAGTCATTCTCGCCTTATTTATTCCTCTTATTATTTCAAGTGGAGGGAATTCAGGCTCGCAGGCTTCTACGCTTATCATACGCGCTATGGCGCTGGGTGAGGTGTCCCTCAAAGACTGGTGGCGGATTATGAGAAGAGAAATTTTTTCCGGGTTATTTCTGGGAATGATATTGGGCTCTATCGGATTTTTTCGTATAGCCGCCTGGACCTTGTTTACTGATCTCTATGGTGTGCATTGGATACTGGTTGCCTTTACCATTTTCTTTTCCTTGATTGGGGTAGTATTATGGGGAACTTTATGCGGTTCTATGCTTCCCTTATTTCTTAAAAAATTAGGAACTGACCCTGCGGTTTCCTCGGCTCCTTTCGTGGCTACTCTCGTGGATGTAACCGGCTTGTTGATCTATTTCTCTATTGCAGTTTTATTTTTTAGAGGGACATTGCTGTAG
- a CDS encoding 6,7-dimethyl-8-ribityllumazine synthase has translation MARNLKNITDLNEEGMPDLDTTRIGIVVAQWNEEITDALFEGCRQTLLKAGLKKKNVTRVEVPGAFELPSASKLLVETKKMDAVICLGCVVQGETRHFDFICEAVAKGIMDLNLRYNIPFIFGVLTTDTMEQARDRAGGKYGNKGIESAVAAVKMIALKKKLVK, from the coding sequence ATGGCGCGAAATCTTAAAAATATAACTGATTTAAATGAGGAAGGCATGCCCGATCTCGATACTACCAGGATAGGAATTGTGGTAGCTCAATGGAATGAAGAAATAACGGATGCCTTATTCGAGGGATGCAGGCAGACATTGTTGAAAGCTGGTTTGAAGAAAAAAAATGTGACAAGGGTTGAAGTGCCTGGTGCCTTTGAATTGCCTTCCGCTTCGAAACTTCTTGTCGAAACAAAAAAGATGGATGCGGTTATTTGCCTTGGGTGTGTGGTTCAGGGAGAGACCCGTCATTTTGATTTTATTTGTGAGGCAGTAGCCAAAGGTATTATGGACCTTAACCTTCGATATAATATTCCCTTCATTTTCGGAGTACTTACCACAGATACCATGGAACAGGCCCGTGATCGTGCAGGTGGAAAATATGGAAATAAGGGTATTGAATCCGCAGTGGCAGCAGTAAAGATGATTGCTCTGAAGAAGAAGCTTGTGAAATGA
- a CDS encoding MBL fold metallo-hydrolase translates to MKLYTIDTGYFKLDGGAMFGVVPKTIWNSINPADEKNLCSWAMRCLLVEMNERLILIDCGLGNKQSAKFFSYYEPFGEDTLESSLQENGFSSDDITDVFLTHLHFDHCGGAVKYDAVGKLLPSFKNAVYWSNEKHWEAATKPNQREKASFLKENILPVKESGQLKFLNEDEQICPGFNARVVNGHTEAMMLPVIHYKNFTLVYMADLIPSAGHIPVPYVMAYDIRPMVTLQEKESFLNEAAAKNYILFFEHDRSIEACTLNQTDGKIRKGEEIKIKEL, encoded by the coding sequence ATGAAACTATACACTATTGATACGGGTTATTTTAAGCTTGATGGAGGAGCCATGTTTGGCGTAGTACCAAAAACAATCTGGAATAGTATTAATCCTGCTGACGAAAAGAATCTTTGTTCATGGGCTATGCGTTGCCTTTTGGTGGAGATGAATGAGAGGTTGATTTTAATAGATTGCGGATTGGGTAATAAGCAGAGCGCAAAATTTTTTTCTTATTACGAGCCATTCGGCGAAGACACACTTGAATCGTCTCTTCAAGAAAACGGATTCTCTTCGGATGATATCACCGATGTGTTTCTTACACACCTTCATTTCGATCATTGCGGAGGCGCAGTTAAATATGATGCAGTTGGGAAATTACTTCCTTCATTTAAGAACGCTGTGTATTGGAGCAATGAAAAACATTGGGAAGCCGCAACAAAGCCAAACCAACGGGAAAAAGCATCTTTCCTGAAAGAAAATATTTTACCCGTAAAGGAAAGCGGGCAGCTTAAATTCTTGAATGAAGATGAACAAATTTGCCCTGGTTTCAACGCAAGAGTCGTAAATGGTCATACTGAAGCAATGATGCTGCCGGTGATTCACTATAAAAACTTCACCCTTGTTTATATGGCTGATCTTATCCCTTCAGCCGGTCATATTCCGGTTCCTTATGTAATGGCTTATGATATTCGTCCCATGGTTACGCTGCAGGAAAAGGAAAGTTTTTTGAATGAAGCTGCTGCCAAAAATTATATTTTATTCTTCGAGCACGATCGCAGTATCGAAGCATGCACTTTGAATCAGACGGATGGAAAAATAAGAAAAGGAGAGGAGATCAAAATAAAGGAACTTTGA
- a CDS encoding DUF4421 family protein, which translates to MESYLRGILVQEIKPGSFAMKYLLNRYCCIIFITALYYGTKSVDAQNILFHKTTYDSAYIIKEASVYSIRAYSVSKYNHFNLRDNSENKVAFVPDYKIAIGLGFSYKNLALDLGIPVFHTTKDTIHTKNLDFIGAFYPNQNLFDIIAQSYKGLFLNPDGSKGTNSFPRQFRKDIKTLNLGIDYSYLFNYKRYSFIAPYIGTEIQRKSAGSLLAGGFVSYYHLTADSSIIPVGISGDLNESLQINKASLFSFGLTAGYAYTLVLPKRFFITLSATPGISFNTGEVTTVNNSKSNKPFTASFKLVSHDAIGYGGKKFYGLATVFIDNNYVSIANKNRLDYFPGKVKFILGYRFN; encoded by the coding sequence ATGGAATCTTACCTTCGTGGCATCCTGGTGCAGGAAATAAAGCCTGGATCTTTTGCGATGAAATATTTATTAAATAGATACTGCTGTATCATTTTTATTACAGCGCTTTATTACGGAACAAAATCTGTGGATGCACAGAACATCCTTTTTCATAAGACTACTTATGATTCTGCCTACATTATAAAAGAGGCATCGGTGTATTCCATACGCGCATATTCAGTCTCGAAGTATAATCACTTCAACTTACGAGACAATTCAGAAAATAAAGTTGCTTTTGTACCCGATTATAAAATAGCTATTGGATTAGGCTTTTCTTACAAAAACCTCGCACTGGACCTTGGAATTCCCGTTTTCCATACTACTAAAGATACCATTCACACTAAAAATTTAGATTTCATCGGAGCTTTTTACCCTAATCAAAATCTCTTTGATATCATTGCTCAATCGTATAAAGGTTTATTTCTTAACCCTGATGGAAGTAAGGGCACTAATTCATTTCCCCGGCAATTTAGAAAGGATATTAAAACTCTGAACTTAGGCATTGATTATAGTTATCTCTTCAACTACAAAAGATATTCGTTTATAGCTCCCTATATCGGCACTGAAATTCAAAGAAAAAGTGCCGGCTCTCTTTTGGCAGGCGGTTTTGTTTCCTATTACCACCTTACCGCAGATTCCAGCATTATACCGGTAGGTATAAGCGGCGATCTGAATGAAAGTCTGCAAATAAATAAAGCCAGCTTATTCAGCTTTGGCCTCACGGCAGGATATGCTTATACTTTAGTATTGCCCAAAAGATTTTTTATAACACTTTCTGCTACACCGGGCATTTCCTTTAATACAGGTGAGGTTACTACTGTAAACAACTCTAAATCAAACAAGCCGTTTACCGCTTCATTTAAATTAGTATCGCACGATGCAATAGGATATGGCGGTAAAAAATTCTATGGCCTGGCAACTGTGTTTATTGATAATAATTACGTTTCTATTGCAAACAAAAACAGGTTGGACTATTTTCCCGGCAAAGTAAAATTTATACTTGGCTATCGGTTTAATTGA